DNA from Daucus carota subsp. sativus chromosome 1, DH1 v3.0, whole genome shotgun sequence:
TCATCAATTTGGACGTTTAATGCACCAATATCCAAGTTACCTTCGCTAATTGCATGACATCTTGGGCAACATGCTTCAATAATCCATCTCGGAATGGTGTTTTTAAACCAGTTACCGGGACCTACTAAATACTTGTGGTATTAGATTGCcgcaataataaatatattcatcaATCATGCACCAGTACAAAACAGCTTAAGTGCTTACTACTGACATGGAAATTAACATAGGCAAGTGTACACATATATACTTCCTCTATTGTAGGTATTAACTAAAGCTGAAAGGGCAGAGCCTAAAGTGAAAAGGCCTCCTGAACTTGTATGTGACgtatcaaaagaaaaaagaaaattatatctaaTTCTCTTTAAACAGTTGACGGGTTTGCTCCGCAGCGGCCTCCTTGTTTTGACcaaaaacaaatctataaaCAAAACATGTGATGCTTGAGAAAATTGAAAGAAACGCAACGGTAACAATGGGTTACATAAACCACCCTTTTTAAAACTAAGAGTAGGCTCTCCAACCTCACACCTTAGTATAGACATATTTATTAGGCAGAATGACAGATGCCTGCTTGCAACACATTAGCATCAGCATATGCTATCAACTAAGATGCATCTCTTTCCACCGCAGAGACCATAATTTAACAATAAAGTAATGTTCTTTTTTTCCTAGTTGGAGTAACGTATTTCAGAAAGAACTAGTAAAAAATTGACCCAATATCAGTACCACCACTAAATCTTAAATCTTCTAAATTACCTTATTTCTCAGCATCTCTCTTTCTTCCATTGTCCAGTCGGCTATCATATCCAAAACCTTTTGCAACGAGACTTCATCGTATAATATACCTACCTAAAATTCCATAATTTCTCAAATGATTGTACAAAACAAAATATGTGAACTATTATAATCAGGAAAGTAAATACTGCTGGAAGAATGCCATCATGACACTCTGCAATAATATGGAAACTTAAGAAGTTCGTAACAAAGATTTGGACCACAGAAAAATTTAGTTGGTGGAGAGAcatgtttgaaaaagaagtgGTGCCTCAACAAGCAAAAGCTTCTTAGTATAGAAGTAGTGTGATCTAATGGGAGCTACGGCAATCAATAATCATTCACAAGACAGTTCACTTTTCAATTGATGTAAAAGTTGTTGCCAGAAGGATAATTCAGTGGATGTGTGGATTAAAAAATGGGATAagagcagtgttgtaaaaagcgggaatcggagttagtcggtgaaggcaccgtctagcgattaatcggataatcggagattaatcggagtgattaatcggatcattaatcgtaatcaatttaatataattttttaaaattatatatattaatataattatatatagtataaatttatagtcatataaaatcaaaaatcaaaagattaatgaTTTCTTATGACACAAAACATGCCTATGTATACGTATACAAGTCTAGTgatctcatatataaacttgaatttgattgaatCTGCTAAGGAAGATAttgcaaatttatgtaattagagtttaggagttaatattgaaagagtgaaaggtaataaaaacaactttaatttttgtgttttgtcatttccgcgctttttgttttatttaaaattaaatttaaaattttgaaatttttttactttttattttgaatttttttaaattcaccgatttttgaccgactttttccgattaatcccgattttgaccgattttcagaaaaaacgattttttcactgattaacgcttaatcgagacggtggccgaccgaacagcgattaatcggcgattaatcccgattaatcgccgacttttagaacactggatAAGAGCAATAAGAAGTGTCATGTACTATACATGTGAATCATTATCAACAGTAATCATGTTGGCAAAAAacttcattaatataattttccgAGTATCAGCAGGCTTGTGGGGAAACAATTCggttcataaatatatttacgtTCAGCAAGGTAGAGGTTCTCTTCTCTGTTTCACTTTTACTGTTGTAAATTGGTGATTCACTCTCCCAACCATTATGCTAACTGCTACCACCTGAAAATCTCAAAGTTGTTTAAACTAAAGTACCTACAACACCTGAATACGATTCTTTTCCCTATCCCAATCTGGCTACCTAAACCTGATCACCAGGGAAGCACAAGGATACACTTTGACTACAACTTCCACcaataaaatttagatttatGAGAATAGTatcaatcaaatattatttttttataaaccaTCCTCTACATAGGTTCTTAAAGAAACAAGGACCAGTTTGTTATTAGATGTACCCCATATTGTCAAACAAACTGGTCCTCTTGAGAACCAGCAGTTCATACAGCTGACAAAAAATCtggcatttttaatatttggtaTCTAATCAGGATTAAGTTATTGGAGGAACACATTCTAAGAATATATGACAATACAACGAACAAATATGCAGGTATCATACCCAAAACGCAGGCAATGCACATAACCTCCTCCAAGGTCCGCCATCAGCACCCCTCATTTCCAAGTATCTCTTAAGCCTGACCTGAATTTTACATAATAAAGAGAAAGCAAAAGTTCATAGCCAATCTGAAGAAGCCAtatcacataaataaaaatgactGTGACATGGAGACACCGGAAACAAACTTTAGGTTGTTCATAGTtatatcatattaataattcTCAAGCATCATTTTAGAACCTCTGGAAATATTGTTGTCAAATGATTCTCCCAATCATTGAGGTTAGGATATTCACCAGGAATAGGAGCAAGTTTTCCAGCCAAAAAGTCCTGCACAAAGGATGAAATAACACTTATTTAGCTTCTTATGAAGATGAGGGTGATGGGATAGCATGGTGGTAACTGGTAAAGGCTTTTCTATCCTGTCACATTTGATTCTCCCTCACTCAAAAATTATCACTGGATAGATACTACTTATAGCTTGCAAGCTTTACTAAAAAAAAGAgacagacagagagagagagaatcttCTTGTGAAGATAAAGAACTCCAAAAACAATGCAGTTGAGAACAAGCACTCTAGCAAGAGATAGGGGCAAACCCTGAAGGATAGTCCAGCACAATCAATATATTTCTTCTTGCGGTATACGAAGTACATTGGGACGTCAAGAGCATAATCAACATACTGCTCAAACCTGTTAAAATAGTAATTCCATATATAACTGTATCAGCAATTTATACACTGCAAAATGAAGCAGAAAAGACATAATACACAATAAGATTATGTTTCGAGTGTACCAGAAGATCACCCAGGTCAACACACTTCCCCTATTGTAAATTTTTTAGTAGTACAGATTCCTAGAAAACACAGCCCTAAAATAGTTTTGGAAACCTATTTCTTTGCAATATAAAAGTAGGTTACATTTCTCGATACTATACATGCCCATTGCTAGTATAGGAATTGCAATAAGGTGGCACAAATTCTCTTCAGAAATATTAACTCGTTCATGCTTTATCATATCAAGTCAATGCACAACAGTAACATGGCTCTGAAGTGCATATTCATGACCAGATACAAAACATGACACATACAATAACATTTTTAGCTTCTGCTCACAAGTAGCATTTTTAACAGGCCTTCTGATTTTACGAATGAATAAAAAGATGGTACCAACCGAGATTGAAAGATACACAGTTTTTCCTAAATATTTAACCCAGGACTTTGGCCCAGGGAGAAGGTCCCTAGACACTCTGATGTATCCAACGTACATGTGAGTGGAGATCATTCTTGATTCTTCTAACTTAATAGTTCTGTATATTCAGACTAGTAATTTGTAGGGTAATTTACTCAAGTGAAGGATTAAAACCAGTAATACTTCCaagtgatttttctttttttaaggaGTTGCAGGAATAACAAGCTACATAAAATTAACAATCCAAAAACCAAAACTCTTTTTCCTGGAAAGAGTTGAAGGAATATCTAGCAGAACAATATTGGTATCTAGAAAAACAGAACGCTGCTTTCTCATCCCCATGATCTCCcttattttagtttttgatCTAAGACGCCACTAATAACTGTTATTTATCTTTTCTTACTCTGCTTGTAGCAAATTATGTATCAAATAATAATGCACTTACATCTTAACAAGACAATCAATATAAATTACCCAAAGGAATTGTCAAACACAAAGGGAAGCATTCCAGCTCGATTGTTATCTGTGTCTGTCCATATTTGACTGATAAAACAGAGACAGGAGTTACAAGGGGGGAAGCAAATGGACTACTggaaaaacatatttttttaaaaacaactaTAGGCCCGTCTATGCAAACCTTCTCATGCTGAGGTAACCATTAGGCTTTCCTTCCGTAAAAGGTGAATTAGCAAACAATGCTGTTGCAATCTGTTTGGTCATACCACAGGTTAGGCCTCGTACTATCATGTAATCAAAGATATCTTAAGTAAAAAGATACAGGTTTTCTCACAGGCTGTAATGCAAGACCAGCACGAAATTTCCTGATCATGTCAGCTTCAGAACTGAAGTCCAAATTAACCTGTCAATAGTGAAAGGAAATTCCATCACTGCATGTAGTAATAAAGCTTTAGGAAAAATGAAAATGTCATCAGTTGAGCTTTCTAAGCTTCTCCTTTGAGCATAAGTAATTGGAAATTTAGTCAAATACTTGGAGCAGCAGAAGTGATGAAGGGTACTCTTACCTGAACCGTACAAGTCCTGAACATCATATCGAGTCCGAGTGTACCAACTTTGGGCATATAATTCCTCATAATTTCATATCTTCCCTGAGCCAAAATACAATGTTATTACGCTCTTTTTAACAATTACTGATTTCCAGCAAAATGAGTATGTGAATCATTATATTTGGTGAATCCAGTATGATGAAACGTTTGTATAAGATGAAACATATGGGTATGGtaggttttttttaataataatatatatatttaacatattttagttaaaaaatatgcaCAGCTGTTTTATTATAATCGTTTGTAGCTTGtgtatttctataaatttatagataattttATGATACAGAGTATTTGCGTAATTGCGTCCCACTTAATAACTGGTTcttgatatttaaaattgacAACATTGagcttttaaatttataatctttggGCCTGTAAATGTTGAGCGGAAAGTGGAAAGGGACAAACAAGTTGTAACCCTTTTACTAATAATAGATCTGGAGACTGCACATTTATTTTTAGCGACACACATAATAACCTATATAGATACATTTATAAACACACAGAACGAAGATCTGTGCCATCTAAAACAAGAAGAATCCTGCACGTTATGATGGATCTTCACTAACAGCGATCTGAGTCGCGAACCGTAGTGATTTGGGTCGTGTTTGTTCCGCGGTCGGGGAAAGAAGATCTGGATCACTGTACGTGGCCATGTTCCACGTTCCTTGTTTCCATGGACTACATATTGTAATTGTTAAATTATGACATTCCTATTGGAAAAGCAAGTCCCATGACAGACAATAGTTTCCTTTTGTAAGCCATAATTAGATTATGAGCTTACACACATATAGTACAGTAGGCCACTGGAAAAGAGCTAATATGTCAAATTTAATCGGAGTATACCTTCGGCATTACAGGTATGTCTTTTCTTTCCCATTTTGGCTGGAAACCAATCCCTAGAAATCCGATCCCCATCTCTTCTGCTACGGCTTTCACCTATTACAAATAGTACATAAGTGCAATACAATATTTCAGTTTGATAGAACTAGTATCTGCATTAATTAATATGTAATCTTTGTTTGTTGGGGTAGCAATGAAATTTTAGCAGCAAAAAGAGGAACAGAATGCCAGTATAAGTTAGTGGATCCACAATAGTTTAGAGACCTATGCAGGAGGTTCTTAACAAGATGGAAGACTGGACACTTAAATTTGAGCTTCCTTATTGATGAAAAGTTTGCAGCTTATAAGAAAAAGCGGAGTGACTATGTAACCAAAAATAGAGACATCATAAATACTTCAATTCCACCAAAAAAGCATGTCAATCCATGTGGGAAGGAGGGGAGTTTGGCGAGAAAAAACAACTAAATGCCACTATAACACTGTGACAAGAAGGGTAAGAGACAAATATACTGGATGTTCATAACAAGCATTAGGGTTCCTCATCCTTAATAATCCTGAGGCTTCATGATTGTTGTGACAGCAAGTCTAGTAGATATGATGATGGTTCAGCTAGCTGACGACTTGACAAGATAAAACTACTATACTAATTATATCTAGATGTACTATTCCtcgaacaaacaaaatatcTAACAATCTTTCAATAAAGCTTTACAACTCAGTACATACACAAATCTAGATGTTGTATTCCTAAAAATAATTTAGCTAAAAGAACATGCCTCTAGACTGATaatgaatacaaaaaaataattttgagaaGCAGATTGCACGATGAGACATGCAACTTGTTCAAAAGAATAAGACGTATTTGCTCAGATTTGAAATTGTGACAGACCTGGTAAAGGTGGGAATTGACCTCAGCACAAGTTTGATGCAGAGTTTCAAGGGGTGCACCACTAAGCTCAAATTGACCACCAGGTTCCAGCGATATGCTTTGCTTCCCCTGCTCAATAATGAATATAGACTTTAATGTTAAAACAGAAATTAAACCAGCgaaacaggaaaaaaaaatgacagcagaaattttaaaataaagatgTGCCGTGAAATTGCAGTAAATCCTGGACACAAGCAAACAATCCGTAACTATAGAGATACTACATTATGATGAGAAATAAACAGACAAATTAAGGGTTAAAATAATGAACCACCTGCTTGAGTCCAATAATGTAGTCGCCTTCCATTATTTTATCCCAATCAAATCTTTCAGAAATACCATAAAGCAATTCCGATATCTGTTCATACTTCATAGGTCGCAATGTTTCAGACTCAAATCCAAACTTCTCGTGTTCAGTTCCTATTCTGCAATAACAAATTGTACAAATTTTCATAACAATTTAAGGTAAGAGTTTTGCAAGCCAGCAAAGAGATATAATGAAGAAGACTTCTTGTAGGATGAAGGGGAATTGATACATTAATAGCTCTAAAATTGTAAACCAAAAACAGAATCCATCATTAATTGCCCCTTCGTAAAATAATCCTGCCAAGTTCATTCTTGTCAAAGTATTGTGGAACTCTGAAACTATTTAATGCATAATTCATAATCATACTAGCCAACTTCAATAAGGACATGTTTAATACATTCGACTCTGATTTATTTTGCACATCAATTACTTGAGCAATCACatataagataaaaaaaacacaatgaTGGGATGATTACAACCCTTCAACTTGtataaacattttttaaatacaaGTTATGCAATCAATATCTAGTACCAATAAGAGCTAAAAGTTGAACCTCCACTCTTCTTTGGGCTTGCATCCAGAAGCTAGATATGCCACTAGATCCTCTTTTGTCAAAGGTTCTGTAGCAACCACAGCATCTTCTGTAGGAGGACTAGCAGCAACAATCACATGTTGCCCACGTTTTCTACCTAATCTGATGCCCTCCGAACGTAAATTTTGTAATGGGTTTCGCTCGTCACATGTCAAAGAAGCAAAGCTAACACAAGATCCTTTTATTCGGGATGCCTCCATATTGTTTGCAATGCCATAGACATTCTGACCAGCTCTATGCTGTAGGCTCTCAGATGGAATGCAGTATGACGAACCCATTGATAAAGTTGCCATAGCAATCCTGCCAAAATATCACATTAGTTTGTCAACAAACAGGCATATCCATCGCACTATCAATAAGAGTTTTAATTACAAGAATTCCGCGTTACAGAGAAACAATACATTCAGCAAGACTCATGACAATTTTCTCCGCAGCTCATTAATCTATCCTCATCATCTACTCAGTTTCTATAAATCTATCAGTCTCTGGTAACAAAATGTAATTATTCATACCTATATCATAGTCAACAGTCAACACAACAAAATCTAATTTAGggaaaaaacaagaaaatatattaatggtAAACTACCTTATATGATTTCGTAATCAACAAGACAATATCTATATATTCACATCTACAATGAAATGTCATTTGAAAGGCACTCCCATGTAAATCCAGAAAACTTTTACTATACAAATCTAAACCACATAAAATCATCGCtgatatacaaaacaaaaaaaatgcacTACACAATTCAAACACTAACATTTTTTCCTCGCTAAAAACAAGATACAAAGACCGGTTTCAACTCTACGACTCAAAAACCACATAAATCCAAACCTCAAACCTAAAATACACATATACGGCTATAAGCATGCCAACACACAACACATACCACTCAAATTCAAAACAATCTAACATCCACTCCTATAATTCTAACACTAACGTCTATATCACTTATATCCGAACCAACCGAACATCCACTCTcataattcaaaactatctCCTCCAGAGAATTCACACCGCACTGTAATTTCCCCACTCTAATACTACCTTCTCTCTTCGAAACAGTCAAACATACACTCTTCCAATTCCAACACTATCTAATCTCCCCTTCATAATCTCCTCACACTACCTACTCCACACAAATTCACTCCGCTTCATAATCTCAAAACAGaatcaaaatcacacaaaacacacacacagtaATTCACAACAGTTTCAAAATTAAGCTCATAACacaaacaaaacacacacacacataattcATAACAAATTCAACTCAACACTCAAAATTCACACAAAACTAAACCTAGAAACCGCATATACATACAGCATATAGATACAAAACACGCAATCGAAATGAGAGTTGAGAAAGTGAATGGCTGAACTTACAGAGAATCGAAATAAAATAATCGAATCGAATCgagaagaagaaaaattgaATTGCGAAATCAATGAAGTGACGAAAGAGAGGAGATAATAGAGAGAATTCACCTTTATTTAATCGAAAAGAGGGAATAAATATGGTTGGCTTTGCGAGGCCCGAGGCAGAAaggtgaaattatttttttattgtgaggGTGGTGGTGAAGCGGAGCTTTTTAGTGGGGAAGTGTTGGAAAGGAGAGGCGGCGAGGGTGTTGGTAGGGTGGGGGTGAGGGTATGATTGCTATGGTGGGGTTGGGTGACGTCAGCTCTTACATGTAATTCAACTTGGTAAATatacttaaaaaatataaataaataatattctcCATCACTTTTAAGTGAAGAATTGTACTCTGAAGATATGGATTGGGAAACTcacttttatttgatttaaaatattaaatatataaattttattttatatttaaatatcatatataaatatttttttattattgtatcattttaatcatttatttaaataataagatttaaccattcgtatatattatacattattATACTAAACATCCAAATTATCCCttacttattatattatataaaaaaaatataatatgtatttctATGTATTCAATATTTACTATAACAACAAGCATTTTATACTAAGAAATTAAgtaaaaatcttatttttctttatcATCTCTACATGATAGAGTTTTATAaagttcatttttttattatttattttagagaCATATATGTTTCGAAAGTAAAATATCATAAGATATATTATTCTACAGAACATGTTTCACTTGCCATACGAGATCTTCGTTGGGGAAAATATTCTTCCTGTATCTATATATAGGAAACGGGTCCTATTATAAATGTTATCTTTATCTTTTGTacataatttaagatatataattattcttttaacagaaataaaaactgtttttatttataaaatttttagaataaaaaatttcttttcatGCATCACGTTACGTGTATAACAGGACGTGGAGGCTGAGcgaaggggtcatttgttaaatctgaatcatTTATTCTGAACGACAGAAATCTGAATGAATGAATTATCTGGATGGTGAATAAAAATTGTTGTTTGTTATCAATTTTATCTGGATGACAAAATTTATGAGTTTGatattttttgtcaaataaatttaatttattaattattatttttttaatttgattaactatatacatacacattaattattttattataataaaatatatacttaattttattagaagaatatttgaatataaatataaattatttgatgaatttttatgttattattttccCAAGTATacaaattatttgaataattatttatttattaatataaaaaatactaCATGTTAACAATTCAAAATAGTTTAATAATGtcaaagaaaaacaatttttgtACGCTAAATAGAGGGATTTCAAGTGATCTCTGTATTCTTAATGGTTAAGCTACATTTTTATGTTCCAGTCGTCCAGCAAGTTTTTGGTTTCGTCCAGACACAGGATGTAGTAAACAAATAGTCTTAACCATACAATTTTACTCATCCAGTTCAAACGGATTGGTTAAGTTGTTATCAAATGACCCCGAAGTCTCTTATCCAGAAAAGAAGTAAATGGCTTATTTTTTGACTTTTCTCTTCTCTAAATTCAGATTTTAAGCCTGCTAATACAAACATACTACGATACTGCACTTGTATTGTGTTACATGCAGCCAGGGCATCGCCGTGCCAACACACTGGTCTCTCCCTTGTGCCTTTACATGTATTATATTGCTTATAGTTAAGTTTTAATTGATGTCTTATGTTCTCAAGTCTGTCAATGGGCTTCCTGAGATTATAAAAGAAAGAAACAGTTTTGCTTGTTAATATTGTTATATACTTATTCCACagtttttgtttcaaaatatccATACAAGATTAAAGACACTATAGCATCTCTGCTAACCTCATGTTAAACATAATAATATCAGTTCAAGGAAGTGAAACTTTTCATCACTATAAATAGTACATAAAATGCTGAAGACTGCTAACGATGTCGACTGCGTAGATTATATCTTCTGGTAGTCGTGGAGGATACAATCGAATTCTCTCCGACTTCCTCTGGAATCACAAAGTCAGGGTCTTCCAATAGGCCGACGTCTTCTGGCAAGTCGGAATCAATCCATGCAGACCATTCTTCGTCGCTGTCCATATCATGTGACAAGTCTTTCTGCTTCTGCATGACATTGAACTTCTCTACTAGTGTTAGCAGCATCTCATGGTTCAGTGTCTCGTAGTCCCTGCATATTTAGTAATATATATCAGGTACTTATCGTTTTGACGGGCAGAACCAGGATTTCAAAACAGCCGGACTAGAATAATAGAAAGTTAAATTTTGTAGATAAGTCGGGTTCAGACTGACTTTTAAATAAAAGTCATTATATGAAGGTCCATGGGCGGACCGTAAGAGGGGCTGGGGGCCCCAGCCCGGGTGGAATTTGAGCCcattcattattatttatataggtGTTAAGTCCAGCCCAGGTGAAAAATCATAACAGTCCAGCTGATTAGCCCGATCTATCATTTTCTATGCTTCTTTAACATGGTTGTATACAAGactaaggggtcatttggcaaatctgaatGATTTATATCTGAAAGATTAATATATCTGAAAGATTAATATATCTGATTGATCTGAATAAATCTGAAATctgaatgaataatattatttgataaatattttttcataatatctgaatgaaatatttttccaattttACCCGGACGATTGAATAAGGTTATTTGTCAATTTTTGGTAcattatatttgaataaaatttattaacaccaaatatatgttataaattctAATAACTTacgatatatattataaatctatatattgtgtttttatattttattaaaaacaaaatatatattataaattctaaTAATCTACCATATATAtgatgcatatatataatatataactattataTATTGGGTCTTGCaagtattataaatatatattataaattatctctTCGCTAGCTCAGTAGGTTGGTTCGACGCAATAAAACAGGGGTTATAGTTTGGGGTTTAACAAGTAATATACGCATGTATGGATGAATCAGCCTGAGTTTTCAGGAGGAGCGATTCAGCACTCAGAGATTCACTCAGCCCCGCTCCAGATGGCACCCAAACACTCTAAATCGTATGAATCGGTCAGATCAGAGATATTAAGCTAGATTAAGCATTAAACAAATGGCCCctaaaagaaacaaaacaacCCTCATTTGccttcttttatatatttttctagatttaatattgatttgttttttaaatttatttattaatttctaaTAGCAACTTCCCTCGTTATGCTTTAATAGCTACTCTTCTCATTATGTCAAAGCACCTGAAGTATATAAAGTGATTTTTAAGTCATTATTCCCTCTGTCATGAGTTAT
Protein-coding regions in this window:
- the LOC108204353 gene encoding glutamate--cysteine ligase, chloroplastic isoform X1 encodes the protein MATLSMGSSYCIPSESLQHRAGQNVYGIANNMEASRIKGSCVSFASLTCDERNPLQNLRSEGIRLGRKRGQHVIVAASPPTEDAVVATEPLTKEDLVAYLASGCKPKEEWRIGTEHEKFGFESETLRPMKYEQISELLYGISERFDWDKIMEGDYIIGLKQGKQSISLEPGGQFELSGAPLETLHQTCAEVNSHLYQVKAVAEEMGIGFLGIGFQPKWERKDIPVMPKGRYEIMRNYMPKVGTLGLDMMFRTCTVQVNLDFSSEADMIRKFRAGLALQPIATALFANSPFTEGKPNGYLSMRSQIWTDTDNNRAGMLPFVFDNSFGFEQYVDYALDVPMYFVYRKKKYIDCAGLSFRDFLAGKLAPIPGEYPNLNDWENHLTTIFPEVRLKRYLEMRGADGGPWRRLCALPAFWVGILYDEVSLQKVLDMIADWTMEEREMLRNKVPVTGLKTPFRDGLLKHVAQDVMQLAKDGLERRGFKETGFLNEVAEVARTGVTPAEKLLELYHGNWGESVDPVFQELLY
- the LOC108204353 gene encoding glutamate--cysteine ligase, chloroplastic isoform X2, with the translated sequence MKYEQISELLYGISERFDWDKIMEGDYIIGLKQGKQSISLEPGGQFELSGAPLETLHQTCAEVNSHLYQVKAVAEEMGIGFLGIGFQPKWERKDIPVMPKGRYEIMRNYMPKVGTLGLDMMFRTCTVQVNLDFSSEADMIRKFRAGLALQPIATALFANSPFTEGKPNGYLSMRSQIWTDTDNNRAGMLPFVFDNSFGFEQYVDYALDVPMYFVYRKKKYIDCAGLSFRDFLAGKLAPIPGEYPNLNDWENHLTTIFPEVRLKRYLEMRGADGGPWRRLCALPAFWVGILYDEVSLQKVLDMIADWTMEEREMLRNKVPVTGLKTPFRDGLLKHVAQDVMQLAKDGLERRGFKETGFLNEVAEVARTGVTPAEKLLELYHGNWGESVDPVFQELLY